In Runella sp. SP2, the genomic window AATATCCCGCATTGCTTCATGTACCAGGTGCGGGTGTGCGCCCGTATGGCGGAGATATTGCCAATGCCGAAAAAGGAATCATTACGTTGCAAATCGGCATCCACGGCATTCCAGTGACGATGGAGCCTACCGTTTACACCGATTTAGGGGCAGGCGCATTTAATGGTTACTGGGCGTATAACATGGACGATCGCGACCGTTTTTATTACAAGCGGGTATATTTAGGCTGTGTGCGTGCCAATGATTTCTTGACGAGCTTACCGCAATACGACGGTTCAAATTTGGCCGTGACGGGCGGAAGCCAAGGCGGGGCGTTGTCGATTGTGACAGCAGGGTTAGATAACCGTGTCAAGTGGTTAGGGGCGTTTTATCCAGCGTTGTCAGATGTGACGGGATACTTGAAAGGGCGTGCGGGAGGGTGGCCGCATTATTTTGATAAAAACACGATTGCGTTTGGTAATAAACCCGACAAAATCGCGACGATTGGCTACTATGACGTCGTAAATTTTGCGCGAAGAGTCAAAGTGCCAGGGTATTACTCGTGGGGATTCAACGACGAAACCTGCCCGCCAACGTCCATGTACGCGTCCTACAACGTTATTTCGGCTTCCAAAGAGTTGTTTTTAGCCCTTGAAACAGGACACTGGACCTACCCCGAACAAAACGAACGAATGACGGGCTGGTTGGTGAATAAATTGACTGGGAAATAGAGATTTATTGGTATAAAACAAAAACGGCTTCGAGTGATCCCGAAGCCGTTTTTTGTTGGTGTTAGAGAGAAAATATTACTTATTAAGGAGTTCGTCGAAAGTCAATGAAACGTAGTACATCGAGCCGACGGTCGGATTACCCCATCCTGTGGTATATTGTTTACCGAGAATATTCGAGCCTCCAATTTTTAAGATAGATTTGAGGCTTGCGAGTTTTTTGCTCACTTGAGCGTCAAGTGTTCCGAAGGCAGGAATCGTAAGTTGATTACTGTTTTGAGGTAAGCGAGCTAAGGTAGGTTGAATTAAGTCTGTCCAGTCAAATTCTGATTGGTGTCGCCACACAATGTTAAAGCCCCACCCAGAGTTTCTAAAGTTACGATTTCCAAAATTCAAATTGTAACGATACTTGGGCGTATTAAAGTCTAACTGAAACCCATCGCTTAGTGAGTTGACGTTCTTCTTTCCATCAAACATTTTTACGCCACCCGCATTGAGCGTATTATTAGAAATATTACCCCCGATTGTAAAGTTTTTAGGCAAGATATAATCTATACCAATACCAAACCCGTGGGTTTTGATATCACCAGTATAACTGGTGGACATGGAAATGATTTGCGGGATAGCTGCATTACGAAGCAAGACACCACTTTTGTAATTTTTCATTGTGGTATTATAGTAATAAGCATCCACTAACACTTTCTTGGCAATCATTGATTTATATCCTAGTTCGAAGCTTATAGCACGTTCTGGCTTAAACTCTGGGAAATTCCACGCTTGCCCTGTTACTATGTTGGTAGAACCACCCCCTTCACGGAGTTTATAATTATCCCAAAGAGCAGGAAGGCCACCAATCAAGAGCGATACAGGGGTATTGAGGTTGATGTACTGATTTTGATTGGTTGGAATCCGAAATCCTGTTTGGTAAGATGCACGAATGTTATGGTTTTTATTCACAGTATAAACAGCCGAGAACCGAGGGCTCCATTGGCCTGCAAAGTTTTCGTTTTTATCATAACGAACAGACCCTGTAAGTTTTAGAACATCTTTGATGTTTTTACTCATTTGTGCGTATCCCCCAAACTCATTGATGCTATACTCACTACCATCCGATTTTTTCAAGAATAACGTTCCGTTTGAGTTAAGAGCATACTGTCTGAAATTACCCCCCACAATAATTTCTAACACTTTAGGGTCAATTACCTTGTTGAAATTATACATGGCTTCAGCGTGGTAAAGACGTGTTTTATCCACAAATAAAGCACCGTTAGGAATAGCATTCGCTTTGACTTGGTCAGCGATTTGGGCAAAACGAGGGTCGCCAGGAAGTACGCGCCCCTGATCGGCCACCCCTCTTGCGGCATTGTGGAAAGCACCCGCGTTGTTATTGACTGCTCCCAAGGCCGTTGCATAAGCTGCCTGCGGAGTTTGGCCTGCTTGTAATGCCGCTTGGAAAGCAGGAACAAATGTTTGGAATGCACCACCAGCATAGGTCAAGGCATATTGGGGGTACCAACCTTGGGCTAACCCAGCGAGGCCCGCTGATGCAGGCGGAACGCTTGGTTTCCAGGCTTCGTTGATGTAAGTTCCTAAAAGCCCAGCGGCGTAGGTATCTCCCGAGTTTTCGGCAGTTACGTATCCACGAACGAAGAAGTT contains:
- a CDS encoding acetylxylan esterase codes for the protein MKKTIFVSFYLLMSWVALGQPAERFYKVVVAPDHFDWTYKTGENVKFTISVLQNGNLVKNARIRYEVGPEKMEPTKKETLSLPTGSLTVEAGTMKTAGFLRCIAFAEIDGKEYKGLATAGFDPLSIQPTVDNPSDFDTFWINAKADLAKIPLDAKMTLLPERCTEKVNVYHVNIQNFRMGARLYGILCVPKKEGKYPALLHVPGAGVRPYGGDIANAEKGIITLQIGIHGIPVTMEPTVYTDLGAGAFNGYWAYNMDDRDRFYYKRVYLGCVRANDFLTSLPQYDGSNLAVTGGSQGGALSIVTAGLDNRVKWLGAFYPALSDVTGYLKGRAGGWPHYFDKNTIAFGNKPDKIATIGYYDVVNFARRVKVPGYYSWGFNDETCPPTSMYASYNVISASKELFLALETGHWTYPEQNERMTGWLVNKLTGK
- a CDS encoding TonB-dependent receptor; this encodes MSKSLRNAVFYLTAWLVSAGTLLAQTKLSGNITDANTREGLVGVSIQVKGKVIGTITDSKGNFSLTTSTPTPFALVVSSVGYESQEIQVTGDRSDIKVSLKEQVMLGQEVVVSASRVEESVLQSPVTVEKMDIRGIRETPSANFYDAIRNLKGVEVSTQSLLFTSVNTRGFTGNGNSRVVQLIDGIDNQAPGLNFSVGNIVGISELDLESVELLPGAASALYGPNAINGLLLMNSKSPFLYQGASASAKMGIMSADNRSTKTTPFYDVAFRYAKAFNNKFAFKLNVGYITAQDWQVNDYRDQSFRGTTPANGSRSNPGYDGVNIYGDENSSGAGLASLRPTFTQLLGVPLAQLNAISAPLAQLVGGVNQFAAATRIPASQLINDILLPNVAVSRTGYNEFDLVDYTTKSLKLNAALHYRINDRVEAIIQANWGSGSTVYTSSDRYQLKNFTMGLYKAELRGSNFFVRGYVTAENSGDTYAAGLLGTYINEAWKPSVPPASAGLAGLAQGWYPQYALTYAGGAFQTFVPAFQAALQAGQTPQAAYATALGAVNNNAGAFHNAARGVADQGRVLPGDPRFAQIADQVKANAIPNGALFVDKTRLYHAEAMYNFNKVIDPKVLEIIVGGNFRQYALNSNGTLFLKKSDGSEYSINEFGGYAQMSKNIKDVLKLTGSVRYDKNENFAGQWSPRFSAVYTVNKNHNIRASYQTGFRIPTNQNQYINLNTPVSLLIGGLPALWDNYKLREGGGSTNIVTGQAWNFPEFKPERAISFELGYKSMIAKKVLVDAYYYNTTMKNYKSGVLLRNAAIPQIISMSTSYTGDIKTHGFGIGIDYILPKNFTIGGNISNNTLNAGGVKMFDGKKNVNSLSDGFQLDFNTPKYRYNLNFGNRNFRNSGWGFNIVWRHQSEFDWTDLIQPTLARLPQNSNQLTIPAFGTLDAQVSKKLASLKSILKIGGSNILGKQYTTGWGNPTVGSMYYVSLTFDELLNK